From Salinirubellus salinus, the proteins below share one genomic window:
- a CDS encoding quinone oxidoreductase family protein — protein sequence MKAVRVTEFSDSTDAMEVVDVEKPEPGPGEVRIEVEAAGINFADIMQRRGHYTGGPEPPYVAGLEVAGVVDAVGEGVGRSEGQRVVSMVGIGGYAEYAIGDATTLLDVPEGMSFEEAAGFPVQFLTAHNCLHEWGGLEEGEDVLIHAAAGGVGTAAVQIASEAGARVFGTASSQEKLDKAVELGCDVPINYVEEDFVERVNAETDYGLDLVLDGIGGDTTERSLDALKEFGRMVSFGAAAGRPGRPPTDKLLFGNKSVIGYHLGKAAQRKPMKVMSAAQELSEMLAEGTLEVQVGHTFDLGAAAEAHEFIEDRQSKGKVVLVP from the coding sequence ATGAAAGCCGTACGCGTCACGGAGTTCAGCGACAGCACGGACGCCATGGAGGTCGTGGACGTCGAGAAGCCCGAACCCGGACCGGGCGAGGTCCGCATCGAGGTGGAGGCGGCGGGCATCAACTTCGCCGACATCATGCAGCGCCGTGGGCACTACACCGGCGGGCCGGAGCCGCCGTACGTCGCCGGCCTCGAGGTCGCGGGCGTCGTCGACGCCGTCGGCGAGGGCGTCGGTCGCTCCGAGGGCCAGCGCGTCGTCTCGATGGTCGGCATCGGCGGCTACGCCGAGTACGCGATCGGCGACGCGACGACGCTGCTCGACGTGCCGGAGGGGATGAGCTTCGAGGAGGCCGCCGGCTTCCCCGTCCAGTTCCTCACCGCGCACAACTGTCTCCACGAGTGGGGCGGCCTCGAGGAGGGCGAGGACGTCCTGATCCACGCCGCCGCCGGCGGGGTCGGCACCGCCGCCGTCCAGATCGCCAGCGAGGCCGGCGCCCGCGTGTTCGGCACCGCCAGCTCTCAGGAGAAGCTCGACAAGGCCGTCGAGCTGGGTTGTGACGTCCCCATCAACTACGTGGAGGAGGACTTCGTCGAGCGGGTGAACGCGGAGACCGACTACGGCCTCGACCTCGTCCTCGACGGCATCGGGGGGGACACCACCGAGCGCTCGCTGGACGCCCTGAAGGAGTTCGGCCGGATGGTCTCCTTCGGTGCGGCCGCGGGTCGGCCGGGCCGCCCGCCGACGGACAAGCTACTGTTCGGGAACAAGTCCGTCATCGGCTACCACCTCGGGAAGGCCGCTCAACGAAAGCCGATGAAGGTGATGAGCGCGGCGCAGGAGCTCTCGGAGATGCTCGCCGAGGGGACCCTCGAGGTGCAGGTCGGCCACACGTTCGACCTCGGGGCGGCCGCCGAGGCCCACGAGTTCATCGAGGACCGGCAGTCGAAGGGGAAGGTCGTCCTCGTCCCGTAA
- a CDS encoding dihydropteroate synthase, translated as MRNVDAAGLGIGDDYPTRIMGVLNVSKESPYKPSVFDDHGEAAEYVDERLVGEGADIVDVGLESANKKFEVLSAEGELDRLQTAIDTIESVSGDAVFSIETRYHEVAEAALDNGFDMVNDICGFADPEMPRVCEERDVAVAKMASPPDLERPGAVEKPDDIYDALALNGLTDKTIVDPAFGGWSEAKTLEDDRETFRRLREFRGYGRPILVSINRKNFLRDLAGRDTEGALPVSLAATAMAIERGAHVVRTHDVAETRDAAIVGDAFTPGRFADGEAGVEELDVTTPREVGRHLDRLGADGAHADRAVVRTFELTGLEAGDDEVLGPVLGPAAGFAPAADGSGGLLYGTPAALEAAADEVTRDHGSASLRDALLAVRSAL; from the coding sequence ATGCGCAACGTCGACGCCGCCGGTCTGGGAATCGGGGACGACTACCCCACCCGCATCATGGGCGTCCTCAACGTCTCGAAGGAGTCACCGTACAAGCCGAGCGTCTTCGACGACCACGGCGAGGCCGCCGAGTACGTCGACGAGCGGCTCGTCGGCGAGGGGGCCGACATCGTCGACGTGGGGCTGGAGTCGGCGAACAAGAAGTTCGAGGTGCTCTCGGCCGAGGGAGAGCTCGACCGCCTCCAGACAGCCATCGACACCATCGAGTCCGTCTCGGGAGACGCCGTCTTCTCCATCGAGACCCGCTACCACGAGGTCGCCGAGGCCGCCCTCGACAACGGCTTCGACATGGTCAACGACATCTGCGGGTTCGCGGACCCGGAGATGCCGCGGGTGTGCGAGGAGCGAGACGTGGCGGTCGCGAAGATGGCCTCGCCGCCGGACCTCGAACGGCCCGGCGCCGTCGAGAAGCCCGACGATATCTACGACGCCCTCGCGCTGAACGGTCTCACGGACAAGACCATCGTGGACCCCGCGTTCGGTGGCTGGTCCGAGGCGAAGACGTTGGAGGACGACCGCGAGACGTTCCGCCGCCTCCGGGAGTTCCGGGGCTACGGTCGGCCCATCCTCGTCTCCATCAACCGCAAGAACTTCCTCCGTGACCTCGCCGGCCGCGACACCGAGGGGGCGCTGCCCGTCTCCCTGGCGGCGACGGCGATGGCCATCGAGCGCGGCGCCCACGTCGTCCGGACCCACGACGTGGCCGAGACGCGTGACGCCGCTATCGTCGGCGACGCGTTCACGCCCGGCCGGTTCGCGGACGGCGAGGCCGGTGTCGAGGAACTCGACGTGACGACGCCGCGCGAGGTGGGGCGTCACCTCGACCGACTCGGTGCCGACGGCGCCCACGCCGACCGGGCCGTCGTCCGTACGTTCGAGTTGACGGGGCTCGAAGCCGGCGACGACGAGGTGCTCGGCCCGGTCCTCGGCCCGGCCGCCGGGTTCGCCCCCGCGGCGGACGGGAGCGGGGGCCTGCTCTACGGCACGCCCGCGGCGCTCGAGGCGGCCGCCGACGAGGTGACCCGTGACCACGGCTCGGCCAGCCTCCGCGACGCACTCCTCGCCGTCCGGTCGGCGCTGTGA
- a CDS encoding MFS transporter — MGGHGEGTTEDGTASGDAGYDVRTVAIAVTAGVFLGGVATGVAFPTLPLLDRVLGISAVMLGVILAANRIARLLMNTPAGGVIDSVGARKPMIAGLFVQGLAPFGYVVGLQTPPIGLGAYPVVGSVSAPGLVFVLARAFWGIGSAFVFVGAFAVITHVTEREDRGRWTGYMRAGQSLGFPTGLVMGGVLADLFDIQTAFLTAGTLAMSAGVVGLFVLPDVTPSGTGRTPLRRLPALVRSVPGVLPIGVANGAIRLLFGGVLLTTAVKYAAVLGLEFDALGAAGVTGLVMGAGVLASSAATVVAGRVSDRLDRRELATLPAFGVLGAGFATLASVPSLVGMFGGVLLVGAGVGGAGPVLLAALGDRSPAGTEGKFGGVYNVFGDVGLSVGPLVAFPAVTAVGYETTYLACAAVAVACLLLVNATLLR, encoded by the coding sequence ATGGGAGGCCACGGCGAGGGCACGACGGAGGACGGGACGGCCAGCGGCGACGCCGGCTACGACGTCCGGACCGTCGCCATCGCGGTGACGGCGGGCGTCTTCCTCGGTGGCGTCGCCACCGGTGTCGCGTTCCCGACCCTCCCGCTGCTGGACCGCGTGCTCGGTATCTCGGCAGTGATGCTCGGCGTCATCCTCGCCGCGAACCGCATCGCACGCCTCCTGATGAACACGCCCGCCGGGGGCGTCATCGACAGCGTCGGCGCCCGCAAGCCGATGATCGCGGGACTGTTCGTGCAGGGACTCGCCCCCTTCGGGTACGTCGTCGGGCTCCAGACGCCCCCCATCGGCCTCGGGGCCTACCCCGTCGTCGGGAGCGTCTCCGCACCCGGGCTGGTGTTCGTCCTCGCACGGGCGTTCTGGGGTATCGGGAGTGCGTTCGTCTTCGTCGGGGCGTTCGCCGTCATCACGCACGTCACGGAGCGCGAGGACCGGGGTCGGTGGACGGGCTACATGCGTGCCGGGCAGTCGCTCGGGTTCCCGACGGGACTCGTGATGGGTGGGGTCCTCGCGGACCTCTTCGACATCCAGACGGCCTTCCTCACGGCCGGGACGCTCGCGATGTCCGCCGGCGTCGTCGGTCTGTTCGTCCTCCCCGACGTGACACCCTCCGGCACCGGCCGGACGCCGCTCCGACGGCTGCCCGCGCTCGTCCGGTCCGTCCCGGGCGTCCTCCCCATCGGCGTCGCGAACGGCGCCATCCGCCTCCTGTTCGGGGGCGTCCTCCTGACGACGGCGGTGAAGTACGCGGCCGTCCTCGGCCTCGAGTTCGACGCCCTGGGGGCGGCGGGCGTCACCGGCCTCGTGATGGGTGCCGGTGTCCTCGCGTCCTCGGCGGCGACCGTCGTCGCCGGCCGCGTCTCCGACCGACTGGACCGGCGCGAACTCGCCACGCTCCCCGCGTTCGGCGTCCTCGGCGCCGGCTTCGCCACCCTCGCCTCCGTCCCCAGCCTCGTCGGGATGTTCGGCGGTGTCCTGCTGGTCGGCGCTGGCGTCGGCGGGGCCGGCCCGGTGCTCCTGGCGGCGCTCGGCGACCGCTCGCCCGCCGGGACCGAGGGGAAGTTCGGCGGGGTCTACAACGTGTTCGGTGACGTGGGGCTCTCCGTCGGACCGCTCGTGGCGTTCCCCGCGGTCACCGCCGTCGGCTACGAGACCACCTACCTCGCCTGTGCCGCCGTCGCCGTCGCCTGTCTCCTGCTCGTCAACGCGACCCTCCTGCGATAG
- a CDS encoding plastocyanin/azurin family copper-binding protein: protein MRGNDSGERFRSPRRDVLRAVGAGGALAAVGGVRLAQEDDETGDGTDEGTETDGTPDPERAGTVHDVLMLVGPSTNEARPADFYYEPTGLQVQPGDVVRLVAATPDHNLTSYHPAFGMQRRMPVGVGPVATPILGWRPDSIAGDAVEPPGGPEGEPTPTATGTSTPDGTATPGADGDGAGGPSEPVPDTYLVEFVEPGVYDFLCSPHETFGMAMRVVVGDVTEAPFETSDPTALPEPRAGPVGLARGVLTDPELEPAAIVAAGRVSFADLAVNSGGDGENGGTEAPSPGAETETETGTESGG from the coding sequence TACTGCGCGCGGTGGGTGCCGGCGGGGCGCTGGCGGCGGTCGGTGGCGTCCGACTGGCGCAGGAGGACGACGAGACCGGCGACGGCACGGACGAGGGGACGGAGACCGATGGCACCCCGGACCCGGAGCGTGCCGGGACCGTCCACGACGTGCTCATGCTGGTGGGGCCGTCGACGAACGAGGCGCGACCCGCGGACTTCTACTACGAGCCGACGGGCCTCCAGGTCCAGCCCGGGGACGTGGTGCGGCTGGTGGCGGCGACACCGGACCACAACCTCACGTCGTACCACCCAGCGTTCGGGATGCAGCGGCGGATGCCGGTCGGCGTGGGACCCGTGGCGACGCCCATCCTCGGCTGGCGCCCCGACAGCATCGCCGGAGACGCCGTGGAGCCACCGGGTGGCCCGGAGGGCGAGCCGACACCCACGGCCACGGGCACGTCCACGCCGGACGGCACGGCGACCCCCGGCGCAGACGGCGATGGCGCTGGGGGACCGTCCGAGCCGGTCCCCGACACGTACCTCGTCGAGTTCGTCGAGCCGGGCGTCTACGACTTCCTGTGCTCGCCACACGAGACGTTCGGGATGGCGATGCGCGTGGTCGTCGGCGACGTCACCGAGGCACCGTTCGAGACGAGCGACCCGACGGCACTCCCGGAACCGAGGGCCGGTCCCGTGGGGCTGGCTCGCGGCGTCCTGACGGATCCGGAACTCGAACCCGCCGCTATCGTGGCGGCGGGGCGCGTGTCGTTCGCCGACCTCGCGGTGAACAGCGGGGGAGACGGGGAGAACGGTGGGACGGAGGCCCCGTCGCCGGGCGCGGAGACGGAAACCGAGACGGGAACGGAGAGCGGGGGCTGA
- a CDS encoding MFS transporter: protein MAQPAARTAGPGGTTPDGYRWLVLAMVFLVHGTAIGLVWQAIPPLKAVLANDVGTTASTVVLVFAAINFTLLLFQLPGGLLGDRFALRYVVGVGAVLTGVATAARGLFPDLVGLLATSVLAGVGMSLVNPNLVKIVTEWFAAEELGLAQGVTIAGNTVGSGLAGSLSAGALLVALGSWERVFLAYGVLTAGLGVAWLLLVRSPSRHETPEYAHDEMATLLHEGESARDALKGVFGARSTLPAVALTAVAFWAILGSLGVLPEYADAQPFAVSEVFLGTPLFVATFGALSLPLLAGRIGQSGVFYLSATGLASGIVLTGLAGSLPTFLAGMVVAGYFGGGMLAMIYLLPGHLRDIGPARAGTMSGVLLSLGMLGGTVGPIVGATVLESTGLFESALLVALPLVVVLPCTYRLRLDDDTPVPSPAGTAGTDGRAD, encoded by the coding sequence ATGGCGCAGCCAGCCGCCCGGACGGCAGGGCCCGGCGGGACGACGCCGGACGGCTACCGGTGGCTGGTGCTGGCGATGGTGTTCCTCGTCCACGGGACGGCTATCGGCCTCGTCTGGCAGGCCATCCCGCCCCTGAAGGCCGTCCTAGCCAACGACGTGGGGACCACGGCCAGCACGGTCGTCCTCGTGTTCGCGGCCATCAACTTCACGCTCCTGCTGTTCCAGCTCCCGGGCGGCCTGCTCGGCGACCGCTTCGCGCTCCGCTACGTCGTCGGGGTCGGTGCGGTCCTGACGGGCGTCGCCACGGCGGCGCGCGGCCTCTTCCCCGACCTCGTCGGCCTCCTCGCCACGAGCGTCCTCGCGGGGGTCGGGATGTCGCTGGTCAACCCGAACCTCGTCAAGATCGTCACGGAGTGGTTCGCCGCCGAGGAGCTCGGCCTCGCGCAGGGCGTGACCATCGCGGGCAACACCGTCGGGTCGGGGCTGGCGGGGTCGCTCTCTGCCGGGGCGCTCCTCGTCGCGCTCGGCTCGTGGGAGCGGGTGTTCCTCGCCTACGGCGTGCTGACCGCCGGGCTGGGCGTCGCGTGGCTCCTGCTCGTGCGGTCGCCGTCGCGCCACGAGACGCCCGAGTACGCCCACGACGAGATGGCCACCCTGCTCCACGAGGGCGAGTCGGCCCGCGACGCGCTGAAGGGGGTGTTCGGTGCCCGTTCGACCCTGCCGGCGGTGGCGCTCACCGCCGTCGCGTTCTGGGCCATCCTCGGCTCGCTCGGCGTGCTGCCCGAGTACGCCGATGCCCAGCCGTTCGCCGTGAGCGAGGTGTTCCTCGGGACGCCGCTGTTCGTGGCCACGTTCGGCGCGCTCTCGCTCCCCCTGCTCGCCGGCCGGATCGGGCAGTCTGGCGTGTTCTACCTCTCCGCGACGGGGCTGGCGAGCGGCATCGTCCTCACCGGACTGGCCGGGTCGCTCCCGACCTTCCTCGCGGGGATGGTCGTCGCCGGCTACTTCGGCGGCGGGATGCTGGCGATGATCTACCTCCTGCCGGGCCACCTCCGGGACATCGGTCCGGCCCGCGCGGGGACGATGTCCGGCGTCCTGCTCTCGCTCGGGATGCTCGGAGGGACGGTGGGGCCGATCGTGGGTGCGACCGTCCTCGAGTCGACCGGCCTGTTCGAGTCGGCCCTGCTCGTCGCCCTGCCGCTCGTCGTCGTGCTCCCGTGCACCTACCGGCTCCGTCTCGACGACGACACGCCGGTGCCGTCGCCGGCCGGGACCGCGGGGACGGACGGCCGAGCCGACTGA
- a CDS encoding MBL fold metallo-hydrolase, translated as MTEIHRIEFETDWPPWHVAAYLLAGEETVLVDAGAPGDHGWGELTDGLAEADLAVEDLDHLLVTHPHTDHDGLVERIVETADPTVYTPRSVQERLRMDTARLSERVERNARAAGLSDDDVSKYVEQAVDSVERNRECFPPACVDVALEPGQVFEAGEWEFEVVHTPGHQRDHACFAAEKWLFAGDQVIEPFRAAALNVGLDDGVFDAISEFYEGYRRLRGREFETVYPGHGPVFDDFEGVVAQSVADLDDLVNEVSDTLAELAPATCLDVEETRTEARFDYTLFETVGALGHLTDRGRAVFRVEDGVRYYEPAE; from the coding sequence ATGACCGAGATACACCGCATCGAGTTCGAGACGGACTGGCCCCCCTGGCACGTCGCCGCGTACCTGCTGGCCGGCGAGGAGACGGTCCTCGTCGACGCCGGCGCGCCCGGTGACCACGGCTGGGGTGAACTGACCGACGGCCTCGCCGAGGCCGACCTCGCGGTCGAGGACCTCGACCACCTGCTCGTCACGCACCCGCACACCGACCACGACGGCCTCGTCGAGCGCATCGTCGAGACGGCCGACCCGACGGTCTACACGCCGCGCTCCGTGCAGGAACGGCTCCGCATGGACACCGCGCGGCTCTCCGAACGGGTCGAGCGCAACGCACGTGCGGCGGGCCTGAGCGACGACGACGTCTCGAAGTACGTCGAGCAGGCCGTCGACTCGGTGGAGCGCAACCGCGAGTGCTTCCCGCCGGCCTGCGTCGACGTCGCGCTCGAACCCGGCCAGGTGTTCGAGGCGGGTGAGTGGGAGTTCGAGGTGGTCCACACGCCCGGCCACCAGCGCGACCACGCCTGTTTCGCCGCCGAGAAGTGGTTGTTCGCCGGCGACCAGGTCATCGAACCGTTCCGCGCCGCGGCGCTCAACGTCGGCCTCGACGACGGCGTCTTCGACGCCATCTCGGAGTTCTACGAGGGCTACCGCCGACTCCGTGGCCGCGAGTTCGAGACCGTCTATCCGGGACACGGCCCCGTCTTCGACGACTTCGAGGGCGTGGTGGCGCAGTCCGTCGCGGACCTCGACGACCTCGTGAACGAGGTGAGCGATACGCTCGCGGAGTTGGCACCGGCGACGTGTCTGGACGTCGAGGAGACCCGAACCGAGGCGCGGTTCGACTACACGCTGTTCGAGACCGTGGGGGCACTGGGCCACCTGACCGACCGCGGGCGGGCGGTGTTCCGGGTCGAGGACGGGGTGCGGTACTACGAACCGGCCGAGTAG
- a CDS encoding 6-hydroxymethylpterin diphosphokinase MptE-like protein, whose product MRFSTWRPAYDAILDDFGYDAGGDEAARDELAAIVRPFDHSRLDFTGETVAVAGGAPTLDDELDAVREADSVVAASVAADACLDAGLSVDVMVTDLDKNPETARRLTDEGVPVAAHAHGDNREAVRAVVPTFDLAHTLGTTQAEPRGPVENFGGFTDGDRGAFLADQFGAERLVFPGWDFDDLTVDPAKARKLAWAERLLRWLEHRRGERFAVLDGRRDGIVLPWLDG is encoded by the coding sequence ATGCGCTTCTCCACCTGGCGCCCGGCCTACGACGCCATCCTCGACGACTTCGGGTACGACGCCGGCGGCGACGAGGCGGCCCGCGACGAACTCGCGGCCATCGTCCGCCCGTTCGACCACTCGCGGCTCGACTTCACCGGTGAGACGGTGGCCGTCGCCGGCGGGGCGCCGACGCTCGACGACGAACTCGACGCCGTCCGCGAAGCCGACAGCGTCGTGGCCGCCAGCGTCGCCGCCGACGCCTGTCTCGACGCCGGCCTCTCGGTGGACGTGATGGTGACCGACCTCGACAAGAACCCCGAGACTGCCCGCCGACTCACCGACGAGGGGGTCCCCGTGGCGGCCCACGCTCACGGCGACAACCGCGAGGCCGTTCGGGCGGTCGTCCCGACGTTCGACCTCGCACACACGTTGGGGACGACGCAGGCCGAACCTCGTGGTCCGGTCGAGAACTTCGGCGGTTTCACCGACGGCGACCGGGGTGCGTTCCTCGCCGACCAGTTCGGCGCCGAGCGCCTCGTCTTCCCCGGCTGGGACTTCGACGACCTGACCGTCGACCCGGCGAAGGCCCGGAAGCTCGCGTGGGCCGAGCGCCTGCTCCGGTGGCTCGAACACCGGCGCGGCGAACGGTTCGCGGTCCTCGACGGCCGACGCGACGGCATCGTCCTGCCGTGGCTCGACGGGTAG
- a CDS encoding DUF7522 family protein, with the protein MATTALREEVREELVRTARTVVGDELRSLTHFTEETVDQLYLRSDLDPEADLTGFAETERLGFRSQWDYGASELGDYRFTIRVFDHGYLTRVIVGNHGVFVTTDSLARTRFEELAAAIKGVLREYA; encoded by the coding sequence ATGGCGACGACTGCACTCCGAGAAGAGGTACGAGAGGAACTGGTCCGGACGGCCCGGACGGTGGTCGGTGACGAACTCCGGAGCTTGACACACTTCACGGAAGAGACGGTGGACCAGCTGTATCTCCGGTCCGACCTCGACCCCGAAGCGGACCTGACCGGGTTCGCCGAGACCGAACGGCTCGGGTTCCGGTCGCAGTGGGACTACGGGGCGAGCGAGCTGGGCGACTACCGTTTCACCATCCGGGTGTTCGACCACGGCTACCTGACGCGGGTCATCGTGGGCAACCACGGCGTGTTCGTCACGACGGACTCGCTCGCTCGGACCCGGTTCGAGGAACTCGCGGCGGCGATAAAGGGCGTCCTTCGGGAGTACGCCTGA